In the genome of Monodelphis domestica isolate mMonDom1 chromosome 2, mMonDom1.pri, whole genome shotgun sequence, one region contains:
- the LOC100022848 gene encoding putative olfactory receptor 2W6 yields MERSNNSFLEGFILVGFSDRPHLEMILFVVVLVFYLLTLLGNMAIILLSTLDSRLHTPMYFFLSNLSFLDMCFTTGSIPQMLYNLWGPDKSITYLGCAIQLYFVLALGGVECVLLAVMSFDRYAAVCKPLHYTVIMHPRLCGQLASVAWLSGFGNALIMVPQTLMLPRCGHRRVDHFLCEMPALIGMACVDTMELEALAFSLAIFIILAPLILILISYGYIARAVLRIKSAAGRRKAFNTCSSHLIVVSLFYGTIIYMYLQPANTYSQDQGKFLTLFYTIVTPSVNPLIYTLRNKDVKEAVKKVLGKGHGTDKG; encoded by the coding sequence ATGGAAAGAAGCAACAACAGCTTCTTAGAAGGGTTTATCCTGGTGGGTTTCTCAGACCGGCCCCATCTGGAGATGATTCTTTTTGTGGTTGTACTAGTCTTCTACCTCTTGACCCTCCTGGGAAACATGGCTATCATCTTGCTATCTACCCTAGATTCACGACTCCATACCCCAATGTACTTCTTTCTATCCAACCTCTCTTTCCTTGACATGTGCTTTACAACAGGCTCTATCCCCCAGATGCTCTACAATCTCTGGGGTCCAGATAAAAGCATTACATATTTAGGCTGTGCCATTCAACTTTACTTTGTCCTGGCACTGGGTGGGGTAGAGTGTGTCCTTTTGGCTGTTATGTCCTTTGACCGCTATGCTGCCGTATGTAAACCACTGCATTACACTGTCATTATGCACCCAAGACTTTGTGGACAACTGGCCTCAGTGGCATGGTTGAGTGGTTTTGGCAATGCACTTATCATGGTACCTCAGACTCTTATGCTCCCCCGTTGTGGACATCGGCGGGTGGACCACTTCCTTTGTGAGATGCCAGCACTGATTGGCATGGCCTGTGTGGACACTATGGAACTGGAGGCTTTGGCATTTTCATTAGCTATTTTTATCATTCTAGCTCCCCTTATTCTCATTCTTATTTCCTATGGCTACATTGCTCGAGCAGTGCTAAGGATTAAGTCGGCTGCTGGAAGGAGAAAGGCCTTTAACACCTGCAGCTCCCATCTTATTGTGGTCTCACTCTTCTATGGAACTATTATCTATATGTACCTTCAACCAGCCAATACTTACTCCCAGGACCAAGGCAAATTCCTCACCCTTTTCTATACCATTGTTACACCCAGTGTCAATCCACTCATATATACATTGAGAAACAAGGATGTGAAAGAGGCTGTGAAGAAGGTACTAGGGAAGGGCCATGGGACTGACAAGGGATAA